A single region of the Streptomyces sp. NBC_01262 genome encodes:
- the sucC gene encoding ADP-forming succinate--CoA ligase subunit beta codes for MDLFEYQARELFAKHGVPVLDAHVVDDPEAAREAARLLGGRTVVKAQVKTGGRGKAGGVRLAADPQEAASHAARILGMDIKGHRVGKVMLTETADIQDEFYVSYLLDRAGGAWLAMASAEGGMDIEEVAATRPEALARIPVDPGEGVTRDTAREIAAAAGLPAEAVPVLVALWRVFTEEDALLVEVNPLVRTRDGRILALDGKITLDANARFRHPAHTAYEIPDEEDPLEAAARAKGLNYVKLDGSVGIIGNGAGLVMSTLDVVALAGAAPADFLDIGGGASAQVMADGLAVILSDPAVKSVLVNVFGGITACDAVADGIVQALDRVELTKPLLVRLDGNNAERGRAILRYAALPGVHQLDTMDGAAGRAAELSRS; via the coding sequence ATGGATCTGTTCGAGTACCAAGCACGGGAGCTGTTCGCGAAGCACGGTGTCCCCGTGCTCGACGCCCACGTGGTGGACGACCCGGAAGCCGCCCGCGAGGCGGCCCGTCTCCTCGGCGGCCGGACCGTGGTGAAAGCCCAGGTCAAAACCGGCGGCCGGGGCAAGGCCGGCGGGGTGAGGCTCGCCGCCGACCCGCAGGAGGCGGCGTCCCATGCCGCCCGCATCCTCGGTATGGACATCAAGGGCCACCGGGTCGGCAAGGTCATGCTGACCGAAACCGCCGACATCCAGGACGAGTTCTACGTCTCGTACCTCCTCGACCGGGCCGGCGGCGCATGGCTGGCCATGGCCTCCGCCGAGGGCGGCATGGACATCGAGGAGGTCGCCGCCACCCGCCCGGAAGCCCTCGCCCGCATCCCCGTCGACCCCGGTGAGGGCGTCACCCGGGACACCGCCCGCGAGATCGCCGCAGCCGCTGGCCTCCCGGCGGAAGCCGTGCCCGTACTCGTCGCCCTGTGGCGGGTGTTCACCGAGGAGGACGCCCTTCTGGTCGAGGTCAACCCCCTCGTCCGGACCCGGGACGGCCGCATCCTCGCCCTCGACGGCAAGATCACTCTGGACGCCAACGCCCGCTTCCGGCACCCCGCGCATACTGCATACGAAATACCGGACGAGGAAGATCCCCTGGAAGCCGCCGCCAGGGCCAAAGGCCTCAACTACGTCAAGCTCGACGGCTCCGTCGGCATCATCGGCAACGGCGCGGGCCTGGTCATGTCCACCCTCGACGTGGTCGCCCTGGCCGGCGCCGCCCCCGCCGACTTCCTCGACATCGGCGGCGGCGCCTCCGCCCAGGTCATGGCCGACGGCCTCGCCGTCATCCTCTCCGACCCGGCCGTGAAGTCCGTCCTCGTCAACGTCTTCGGCGGCATCACCGCCTGCGACGCCGTGGCCGACGGCATCGTCCAGGCCCTGGACCGCGTCGAGCTGACGAAACCCCTCCTCGTACGCCTCGACGGCAACAACGCCGAGCGAGGCCGCGCGATCCTCCGGTACGCCGCACTCCCCGGCGTACACCAGCTCGACACCATGGACGGCGCGGCCGGGCGGGCCGCCGAACTGAGCAGGAGCTGA
- the sucD gene encoding succinate--CoA ligase subunit alpha: MAIFIDRETKVIVQGMTGTEGMKHTRRMLAAGTDIVGGVNPRKAGTEAVVGDRTIPVFGTVKEALAATGADTTVVFVPPPFVRDAVNEAADAGIGLAVVITEGVPVHDTVAFRARAAASGTRVIGPNCPGLISPGQSNAGIIPADITTAGRIGLVSKSGTLTYQLMYELRDLGFSTAVGIGGDPVIGTTHIDCLTAFEADPGTDLIVLIGEIGGDAEERAAAHIASHVTKPVVGYVAGFTAPEGRTMGHAGAIVSGSSGTAAAKQRALEAAGVAVGRTPSETARLVRERLT; this comes from the coding sequence ATGGCCATCTTCATCGACCGTGAAACCAAGGTCATCGTCCAGGGCATGACCGGCACCGAGGGCATGAAGCACACCCGCCGCATGCTCGCCGCCGGCACCGACATCGTCGGCGGCGTCAACCCCCGCAAGGCGGGCACCGAAGCTGTCGTCGGCGACCGCACGATCCCCGTCTTCGGTACCGTGAAGGAAGCCCTGGCCGCCACCGGCGCCGACACCACCGTCGTCTTCGTCCCCCCGCCCTTCGTACGCGACGCCGTCAACGAGGCCGCCGACGCCGGAATCGGCCTCGCCGTCGTCATCACCGAGGGCGTACCCGTCCATGACACCGTCGCCTTCCGGGCCCGCGCCGCAGCCTCCGGCACCCGCGTCATCGGCCCCAACTGCCCCGGTCTGATCAGCCCCGGCCAGTCCAACGCGGGCATCATCCCCGCCGACATCACCACCGCCGGCCGCATCGGCCTGGTCTCCAAATCCGGCACCCTCACCTACCAGCTCATGTACGAGCTGCGAGACCTCGGCTTCTCCACCGCCGTCGGCATCGGCGGCGACCCCGTCATCGGCACCACCCACATCGACTGCCTGACCGCCTTCGAGGCCGACCCCGGCACCGACCTCATCGTCCTCATCGGCGAGATCGGCGGCGACGCCGAGGAACGCGCCGCCGCCCACATCGCCTCCCACGTCACCAAGCCCGTCGTCGGCTACGTCGCCGGCTTCACCGCCCCCGAGGGCCGCACCATGGGCCACGCCGGCGCCATCGTCTCCGGCTCCTCCGGCACCGCCGCCGCCAAGCAGCGGGCCCTCGAAGCGGCCGGCGTCGCCGTGGGACGTACGCCGTCGGAGACGGCCCGCCTCGTACGCGAACGCCTCACATGA
- a CDS encoding aldehyde dehydrogenase family protein: MTHTTDTPRVPHTPLILKPGTAWADAWQRCLTAAPEAFRADRVLNLWQGTWHADGRILPTTSPVDGTPIAGLPRLDAAGAHAAVRASLDQHRAWRAVPLPERKARVAAALDALTEHRELLSLLLVWEIGKPWRLAQADVDRAIDGVRWYVDEIDPMVRDRTPLPGPVSNIASWNYPMSVLVHAMLVQALAGNAVIAKTPTDGGLACLTLACALINREGVPVTLVSGSGGELSEALVRAPEIGCVSFVGGRDAGGRVATAVADLGKRHILEQEGLNTWGIWHHTDWDALATHIRKTFDYAKQRCTAYPRFVVQRSAFADFLSAYLPAVRSVRFGHPLAVADPADDLPELDFGPLVNAAKAKELGDLVSEAISRGAVPLHRGTLADARLLPGQDTSAYLPPTTLLNPPPSSPLHHAEPFGPVDTIVLVDTEAELLAAMNASNGALVATLSTDDPATYARLAPHIRAFKTGHNHPRSRGDRAELFGGFGASWRGAFVGGHLLVHAVTQGPPPERLPGNFPDYHLMPA; the protein is encoded by the coding sequence ATGACCCACACGACCGACACGCCCCGCGTGCCCCACACACCCCTGATCCTCAAGCCCGGCACCGCCTGGGCCGACGCCTGGCAGCGCTGCCTGACCGCAGCCCCCGAGGCCTTCCGGGCCGACCGGGTCCTCAACCTTTGGCAGGGCACCTGGCACGCCGACGGCCGTATCCTCCCCACCACCTCGCCCGTCGACGGCACCCCCATCGCGGGCCTGCCCCGCCTCGACGCCGCCGGCGCGCATGCCGCCGTACGCGCCTCCCTCGATCAGCACCGCGCCTGGCGCGCCGTCCCGCTCCCCGAGCGCAAGGCGCGCGTCGCCGCCGCCCTGGACGCCCTCACCGAGCACCGCGAGCTGCTCTCCCTCCTCCTGGTCTGGGAGATCGGCAAGCCCTGGCGCCTCGCCCAGGCCGACGTCGACCGGGCCATCGACGGCGTGCGCTGGTACGTGGACGAGATCGACCCCATGGTCCGCGACCGCACCCCGCTCCCCGGCCCGGTCAGCAACATCGCCAGCTGGAACTACCCGATGTCCGTCCTCGTCCACGCCATGCTCGTCCAGGCCCTGGCCGGCAACGCCGTCATCGCCAAGACCCCCACCGACGGCGGCCTCGCCTGCCTCACCCTCGCGTGCGCCCTGATCAACCGCGAGGGCGTCCCCGTCACCCTGGTCAGCGGCAGCGGCGGCGAACTCTCCGAGGCCCTGGTCCGCGCCCCCGAGATCGGCTGCGTCTCCTTCGTCGGCGGCCGCGACGCCGGCGGCCGGGTCGCCACCGCCGTCGCCGACCTGGGCAAACGCCACATCCTGGAGCAGGAGGGCCTCAACACCTGGGGCATCTGGCACCACACCGACTGGGACGCCCTCGCCACCCACATCCGCAAGACCTTCGACTACGCCAAGCAGCGCTGCACCGCCTACCCCCGCTTCGTCGTCCAGCGCTCCGCCTTCGCCGACTTCCTGAGCGCCTACCTCCCTGCCGTCCGGTCCGTCCGCTTCGGCCACCCCCTGGCCGTCGCCGACCCCGCCGACGACCTCCCCGAGCTCGACTTCGGCCCCCTCGTCAACGCCGCCAAGGCCAAGGAACTCGGCGACCTCGTCTCCGAGGCCATCAGCCGCGGCGCCGTCCCCCTCCACCGCGGCACCCTCGCCGACGCCCGCCTCCTCCCCGGCCAGGACACCTCCGCCTACCTCCCCCCGACCACCCTCCTCAACCCGCCCCCCTCCTCCCCCCTCCACCACGCCGAACCCTTCGGCCCCGTCGACACCATCGTCCTCGTCGACACCGAAGCCGAACTCCTCGCCGCCATGAACGCCAGCAACGGCGCCCTCGTCGCCACCCTCTCCACCGACGACCCCGCCACCTACGCCCGCCTCGCCCCCCACATCCGCGCCTTCAAAACCGGCCACAACCACCCCCGCTCCCGCGGCGACCGCGCCGAGCTCTTCGGCGGCTTCGGCGCCTCCTGGCGCGGCGCCTTCGTCGGCGGCCACCTCCTGGTCCACGCCGTCACCCAGGGCCCCCCGCCCGAGCGCCTCCCCGGCAACTTCCCCGACTACCACCTCATGCCCGCCTGA